One part of the Musa acuminata AAA Group cultivar baxijiao chromosome BXJ1-5, Cavendish_Baxijiao_AAA, whole genome shotgun sequence genome encodes these proteins:
- the LOC135674422 gene encoding protein NRT1/ PTR FAMILY 5.8-like, which produces MALEKNSRGLSKSCILIIVVASVERFAYKGVASNLLSYLTGHVKMSTSSAAKSVSTWIGVTSMLPLVSAILADSYWDRYSTIMASSLLYVIGLVGLTSWALLCAWMPTSSLFLPLYLISIGQGGYNPSLQAFGADQLEVEDDHLPCGEEEGKSDKKSLFFQWWYFGICSGSLLGNSVMSYIQDTVGWGLGFAIPTAAMAISVACFLCGSRFYVNKQLKIPNSPIQSIIQAVKLAVMRGAKSKTLSLPPGDDAVELELQEKPLREDSDRCDDMAGEAPGVAKTILRLLPIWTMLLMFAVIFQQPVTFFTKQGMMMRRSIGSSFVIPPAMLQSAITISIILIMPLYDKLIIPFLRLLTRREKGIDVLQRIGIGMCVSIVAMVVAAVVESKRRTHESLRVDSPRLTIFWLLPQYVLLGISDVFTVVGMQEFFYMQVPTTMRTIGIGLYLSVFGVGSFLSALLISVLELTSNTRGKSHGWFSDDAREARLDNYYWILALLSSISFLMFAYSCRYYSH; this is translated from the exons ATGGCTTTGGAGAAGAACTCAAGAGGCCTCAGCAAGTCATGTATTCTCATCATAG TGGTGGCGAGTGTGGAGAGGTTTGCGTACAAAGGTGTGGCCTCCAACCTGCTGAGCTACCTCACTGGCCATGTGAAGATGAGCACCTCCTCAGCTGCCAAGAGCGTCAGCACTTGGATTGGAGTCACTTCGATGCTCCCTCTCGTGAGCGCCATCCTCGCTGATTCCTACTGGGATCGCTACTCCACCATCATGGCCTCTTCCTTGCTCTACGTCATC GGACTAGTGGGATTGACCTCATGGGCGTTGCTATGTGCATGGATGCCGACCTCTTCCTTGTTCCTTCCCCTCTACTTGATCTCCATAGGACAAGGAGGATACAACCCGTCGTTGCAGGCATTCGGAGCAGATCAGCTGGAGGTAGAAGACGACCATCTGCCATGCGGCGAGGAGGAAGGGAAGAGCGACAAGAAGAGCTTGTTCTTCCAGTGGTGGTACTTCGGCATCTGCAGCGGCAGCCTGCTGGGGAACTCCGTCATGTCCTACATCCAGGACACCGTCGGCTGGGGACTGGGCTTCGCCATCCCCACCGCCGCCATGGCCATCTCCGTGGCTTGCTTCCTCTGCGGCTCTCGCTTCTACGTCAACAAGCAGCTCAAAATCCCCAACAGTCCCATCCAAAGCATCATCCAAGCCGTGAAGCTCGCCGTGATGAGAGGCGCCAAATCCAAAACCCTCAGCCTGCCTCCCGGAGACGATGCTGTGGAGCTCGA GTTGCAGGAGAAGCCTCTCAGAGAAGACTCGGATCGCTGCGACGACATGGCTGGCGAAGCACCCGGCGTGGCCAAGACCATACTGAGGCTCCTCCCCATATGGACGATGCTGCTTATGTTCGCAGTCATCTTCCAACAGCCGGTGACCTTCTTCACCAAGCAGGGCATGATGATGAGACGCAGCATCGGGAGCAGCTTCGTGATCCCTCCCGCCATGCTCCAGAGCGCCATTACCATCTCCATCATACTGATCATGCCGCTGTACGACAAGCTCATCATCCCCTTCCTGCGCCTCCTTACTCGGCGGGAGAAGGGGATCGACGTGCTCCaaaggatcgggatcgggatgtgCGTCTCCATCGTCGCCATGGTAGTGGCGGCAGTGGTCGAATCCAAGAGAAGAACACACGAATCACTGCGAGTGGACTCACCGCGCCTGACCATCTTCTGGCTGCTGCCTCAGTACGTTCTCCTGGGGATCTCCGATGTGTTTACGGTGGTCGGCATGCAGGAGTTCTTCTACATGCAGGTGCCTACCACCATGCGAACCATCGGAATAGGTCTGTACCTCAGCGTCTTCGGCGTGGGCAGCTTCCTCAGTGCTCTGCTAATATCAGTCCTGGAGCTGACGAGCAACACAAGGGGGAAGAGCCATGGCTGGTTCTCTGATGATGCGAGGGAGGCAAGGCTGGACAACTACTACTGGATCTTGGCATTGTTGAGCTCCATTAGCTTTCTCATGTTTGCATACTCGTGTAGATACTACAGTCATTGA
- the LOC135674423 gene encoding protein indeterminate-domain 7-like: protein MKGLIIQQSRAVEANMSNLSSPSGEASASSNQQPSSASTNPTPVKRKRNLPGNPDPDAEVIALSPKTLMTTNRFVCEICNKGFQRDQNLQLHRRGHNLPWKLKQRSKEVRKKVYVCPEVTCVHHDPSRALGDLTGIKKHFSRKHGEKKWKCNKCSKKYAVMSDWKAHSKICGTREYRCDCGTLFSRRDSFITHRAFCDALGDESSRVVTAKPTAATHHPHQFSHPAASLEPFPLHQTILQTQFPPLIRTPEVSNNAMSGSHELQQELSLKREQQKHFNIRSDIPPWLNCQATTSLGHLDFPYSIYSTRLEQEYPPGNPGALPPPPAPLPAYQVSASSPHMSATALLQKAAQMGATISRPPQIGHMTSHTTSGFGIGLSSQQDIDGGGGGRGGASFGQVSAPPPLLHDMMMNRLSAPPGFDGSFEDAFGGFMRSKREGNSFTDGTVRSQGKEEGGRGGGGGNDGMTRDFLGLRAFFPQGYP, encoded by the exons ATGAAAGGGCTCATAATTCAGCAAAGCCGAGCTGTGGAGGCGAACATGTCCAATCTCAGCTCGCCCTCTGGGGAAGCAAGTGCGTCTTCCAACCAGCAACCCTCCTCGGCCTCGACGAATCCAACCCCGGTCAAGAGAAAGAGGAACCTCCCGGGAAATCCAG ACCCAGATGCTGAGGTGATAGCGCTGTCCCCCAAGACCCTGATGACAACCAACCGGTTCGTGTGTGAGATCTGCAACAAAGGTTTTCAGAGGGACCAGAACCTGCAGCTCCACAGGAGGGGTCACAACCTGCCATGGAAGCTGAAGCAGAGAAGCAAGGAGGTGAGGAAGAAGGTCTACGTTTGCCCGGAGGTGACATGCGTGCACCATGACCCTTCCAGGGCGCTCGGGGACCTTACCGGCATCAAGAAGCACTTCAGTAGgaagcatggggagaagaagtggAAATGCAACAAGTGTTCCAAGAAATACGCTGTCATGTCTGATTGGAAGGCCCACTCCAAGATCTGCGGCACCAGAGAATACAGATGCGACTGCGGCACCCTCTTTTCCAG GAGGGACAGCTTTATCACTCATAGAGCCTTCTGTGATGCACTGGGAGACGAGAGCTCGAGGGTCGTCACAGCAAAGCCTACAGCAGCTACTCACCACCCCCACCAATTCTCGCATCCTGCGGCATCACTCGAACCCTTCCCTCTCCATCAAACTATCCTGCAGACACAGTTCCCTCCGTTGATCCGCACTCCAGAGGTCAGCAACAATGCTATGAGCGGCAGCCATGAGCTACAACAGGAGCTGTCACTGAAAAGAGAGCAGCAGAAACACTTCAACATCAGATCGGATATCCCACCATGGCTAAACTGCCAGGCGACTACTTCTCTCGGCCATTTAGACTTCCCTTACTCTATCTACTCCACAAGACTCGAACAGGAGTACCCTCCTGGAAACCCGGGGGCTCTCCCTCCTCCACCCGCTCCTCTTCCGGCCTACCAAGTCTCAGCTTCCTCTCCCCACATGTCAGCCACTGCATTGCTCCAGAAGGCAGCACAGATGGGTGCAACAATAAGTCGACCTCCACAGATCGGTCACATGACATCGCACACTACTTCTGGCTTTGGTATTGGCTTGTCCTCACAGCAGGATAtcgacggtggtggtggtggaagaggAGGAGCAAGTTTTGGACAAGTGTCGgcacctcctcctctcctccatgACATGATGATGAACCGTCTCTCCGCACCTCCAGGGTTTGATGGGTCCTTTGAGGACGCATTTGGAGGATTTATGAGATCAAAAAGGGAAGGGAACAGCTTTACGGATGGCACAGTAAGAAGCcaaggaaaagaagaaggaggaagaggaggtggtggtgggaaTGACGGGATGACAAGAGACTTCTTAGGACTACGGGCTTTCTTCCCACAGGGATATCCTTAA
- the LOC135674421 gene encoding uncharacterized protein LOC135674421: MTGYHHHRLSAPSPIPIPARVYPPSSSSPFPSTPSSASTPSKRRRPQYHSYSSSSSAAATSLLILLSLRSLYSLLPFVRSSPASTSLFPFSFLVSLLSFALSLLVPPFPESLKSLLRSLPSSPFPLRSLAAKSALLTLTLLLRFHSLRYCPAGAAILADFAGALLAKSLSDHRPRAPASRRRIFGLAALATAVALLSYSWDRIGCFPISSSPPPIEGCARIAPMLLPLLSGFLGFYERASSNWGSLKQLGRRRVRLLSLGFTTAMLFVPACISFLFVDSGDGSAESIGALGWPLINTVVFGVVLGENYGDDKLLFSAKDFRRDFLLTFFCTLVLELFYFPRLSLPGFLFCGFLLWIGVRELGSSSLSYVELGSSDHSESSSSMITKPIRHILSERKSRKIALFLLINTGYMVVEFVAGFMSNSLGLISDACHMLFDCAALAIGLYASYISRLPANSQFNYGRGRFEVLSGYVNAVFLVLVGALIVLESLERILEPQEISTSSLLAVSIGGLLVNVVGLIFFHEEHHHAHGGSGTCSHSHSHAHSHDHHHHHHHHHDHHGHKHVNESVGHDSDVQHPVVVSHESTGGHSHSGHDHHVCNHDGHHHQNEHSKNESFKCHGHGHDDHHSHGPRHDDHHSHGHGHDDHIHGHEHEHQVHTDQDHRTLGHGHQRADVFDRSSHTEGHSHGDKESHSSKELPSLSHSSANIHNYYLQSGESSDKEKSLSDSHKHQHIDHNMEGIFLHVLADTMGSVGVVISTLLIKYKGWTVADPACSIFISVMIVSSVLPLLRNSAEILLQRVPRAREHDLRLAVDKIVRIKGVQGIQNMHVWNFTNTDVIGTMHLHVLAETDKISAANSSSKLLHEAGIRDLTIQVECVKG; the protein is encoded by the coding sequence ATGACCGGCTATCACCACCACCGCCTTTCCGCCCCCTCGCCGATCCCCATCCCCGCTCGCGTCTACCCTCCATCATCCTCCTCGCCCTTTCCCTCCACCCCCTCCTCTGCCTCCACCCCGTCCAAGCGTCGCCGCCCCCAATACCATtcctattcctcctcctcctccgccgccgccacctccctcctcatcctcctctcccTCCGCTCCCTCTACTCTCTCCTCCCCTTCGTCCGCTCCTCCCCCGCCTCCACCTccctcttccccttctccttcctcGTCTCCCTCCTCTCCTTCGCCCTCTCTCTCCTCGTTCCCCCTTTCCCTGAATCCCTCAAATCCCTCCTACGCAGCCTCCCCTCCTCTCCCTTCCCCCTCCGCTCCCTCGCCGCCAAGTCCGCCCTCCTCACCCTCACCCTCCTTCTCCGCTTCCACTCCCTCCGCTACTGCCCCGCCGGAGCCGCCATCCTCGCTGACTTCGCCGGCGCCCTCCTCGCCAAGTCCCTCTCCGATCACCGCCCTCGTGCCCCCGCCTCCCGCCGGAGGATCTTCGGCCTCGCCGCCCTCGCCACGGCTGTCGCCCTCCTGTCGTACAGCTGGGACCGGATCGGGTGCTTCCCGATCTCCTCATCCCCTCCGCCGATCGAGGGCTGCGCCAGGATCGCCCCCATGCTGCTCCCACTCCTCTCGGGGTTTCTAGGGTTTTACGAGAGGGCCTCCTCGAATTGGGGCTCATTGAAGCAGCTGGGCCGCAGACGGGTGCGTCTGCTCTCGCTTGGATTCACCACTGCCATGCTGTTCGTTCCGGCATGCATCAGTTTTCTCTTTGTGGACAGCGGTGATGGCAGTGCCGAATCGATTGGTGCGCTTGGCTGGCCGCTGATCAATACGGTCGTCTTTGGCGTCGTTCTGGGTGAAAATTATGGTGATGACAAGCTACTTTTCAGCGCAAAGGACTTCCGTCGGGATTTCTTGTTGACCTTCTTCTGCACGCTTGTTTTGGAGCTCTTTTACTTCCCCAGGCTCTCCCTTCCTGGGTTTCTGTTCTGTGGCTTCTTGTTGTGGATTGGAGTTAGGGAATTGGGCTCGTCCTCCCTGAGTTATGTCGAACTCGGTAGTTCTGATCATTCGGAGTCCTCGTCTTCTATGATCACGAAACCCATTCGCCACATTTTGAGCGAGAGGAAGTCCCGCAAGATTGCTCTTTTCCTTCTGATCAACACCGGCTACATGGTGGTGGAGTTTGTGGCGGGTTTCATGAGCAACAGCCTTGGTTTGATATCTGATGCTTGTCATATGCTGTTTGATTGTGCTGCATTGGCAATCGGGTTGTATGCTTCTTACATCTCTAGGCTGCCTGCCAACAGTCAGTTCAACTATGGCCGTGGTAGGTTTGAGGTGCTTTCTGGATACGTGAATGCTGTGTTCCTGGTTCTTGTTGGTGCACTGATTGTACTTGAGTCATTGGAGAGGATTCTTGAGCCGCAAGAGATCTCGACAAGTAGCTTATTAGCTGTTTCGATTGGGGGTCTTCTTGTGAATGTGGTGGGCTTGATCTTTTTCCACGAGGAGCATCATCATGCACATGGTGGAAGTGGTACTTGTTCTCATTCCCACTCACATGCCCATtcacatgatcatcatcatcaccaccaccatcaccatgaCCACCATGGGCATAAACATGTAAATGAGAGTGTTGGCCATGATTCTGATGTTCAACATCCTGTTGTGGTTTCTCATGAATCCACCGGAGGACATTCTCACAGTGGCCATGATCATCATGTTTGTAACCATGATGGCCATCATCACCAAAATGAACATAGCAAGAATGAGTCATTTAAGTGTCATGGTCATGGACATGATGACCACCACAGTCATGGTCCTAGACATGATGACCACCACAGTCATGGTCATGGACATGATGACCACATTCATGGTCATGAACATGAACACCAAGTTCATACTGATCAAGATCATAGGACACTGGGACATGGACATCAAAGAGCTGACGTATTTGACAGAAGTTCTCATACTGAAGGTCACAGTCATGGCGATAAGGAAAGCCATAGTAGCAAAGAGCTTCCAAGCTTGTCTCACTCCTCAGCAAACATTCATAACTACTATTTACAGTCAGGGGAATCATCTGATAAGGAAAAGTCACTTAGTGATTCACACAAGCATCAGCACATTGATCACAATATGGAAGGCATTTTCTTACATGTTCTGGCTGACACAATGGGGAGTGTTGGGGTCGTGATCTCAACCCTACTAATTAAGTACAAAGGATGGACTGTGGCAGACCCAGCATGCTCTATATTTATTTCAGTTATGATAGTTTCTTCTGTGCTTCCATTGTTGCGGAACTCTGCTGAAATTTTGCTGCAAAGAGTTCCTAGAGCTCGTGAACATGATTTGAGGTTAGCCGTGGATAAAATTGTGAGGATTAAGGGTGTCCAGGGCATTCAAAACATGCATGTATGGAACTTCACAAACACGGACGTTATTGGAACGATGCATCTTCATGTTTTGGCAGAAACTGATAAGATTTCTGCTGCAAATAGTTCTTCAAAACTTCTGCATGAAGCTGGGATTAGGGATTTGACTATTCAGGTGGAATGTGTAAAAGGTTAG
- the LOC135674420 gene encoding uncharacterized protein LOC135674420, whose product MSAKVWSSEAVAAAAGDAKPELVWATCACCGLREECTPAYVAKVRERYSGRWVCGLCGEAVKYEICRSERRISTEEALSRHTSFSESFRSAAPPIDTAEHLIAAMRQLLRRSLNSPRATRSTPGSSLQEAARDGGADARRSLARSGSCFSTLA is encoded by the coding sequence ATGTCGGCGAAGGTGTGGAGCAGCGAGGCGGTGGCGGCCGCCGCGGGGGATGCGAAACCGGAGCTGGTGTGGGCCACCTGCGCGTGCTGCGGACTGAGGGAAGAGTGCACGCCGGCGTACGTCGCAAAGGTACGGGAGCGATACAGCGGCCGGTGGGTTTGCGGCCTCTGCGGCGAGGCTGTCAAGTACGAGATTTGTCGCTCCGAGCGCCGGATCTCCACGGAGGAGGCGCTCAGCCGCCATACCAGCTTCTCCGAAAGCTTCCGCTCCGCGGCGCCGCCTATCGACACCGCGGAGCACCTCATCGCCGCCATGCGCCAGCTCCTCCGGCGCAGCCTCAACTCCCCGCGGGCCACGCGCTCCACCCCCGGCAGCTCTCTCCAGGAGGCTGCAAGGGACGGCGGCGCCGACGCCCGCCGTTCGCTTGCACGCTCGGGGAGCTGCTTCTCTACTCTGGCTTAA